A genome region from Flavobacterium sp. CFS9 includes the following:
- a CDS encoding aspartate/glutamate racemase family protein — protein sequence MRIIGLIGGISWVSTADYYKLINEGINNELGGLNFSECLIYSFNYADIKKNNDANDWDATFNLLLKGCQFLKQSGAEAIVLCANTMHLIADRLEKAIDLPIIHIATVTASAIQKKEVKKVGLMGTKFTMELDFFKDKLTENGIETIIPKSDADRDFMHTTIFEELGRGLVTEPTKKRYLEIANQLIAEGAEGIILGCTEIPLVIKPEDVAVPVFDTTLIHSMAAVQFQLS from the coding sequence ATGAGGATAATTGGACTTATAGGCGGAATTAGCTGGGTTTCTACAGCAGATTATTACAAACTTATAAACGAAGGAATTAATAATGAGCTGGGAGGACTTAATTTCTCAGAGTGTCTGATTTATTCGTTCAATTATGCCGACATTAAAAAGAACAATGATGCCAATGATTGGGACGCAACTTTTAATTTGCTTTTAAAAGGATGTCAGTTTCTTAAGCAGAGCGGGGCAGAAGCTATTGTTTTGTGTGCGAATACCATGCATTTGATTGCTGACCGATTGGAGAAAGCGATCGATTTGCCAATTATTCACATTGCGACCGTAACCGCATCAGCGATTCAGAAAAAGGAAGTCAAAAAAGTAGGTTTGATGGGAACGAAGTTTACTATGGAACTTGACTTTTTTAAAGACAAATTAACCGAAAATGGAATCGAAACGATTATTCCGAAGAGTGATGCCGACCGCGATTTTATGCATACTACAATCTTTGAGGAATTGGGAAGAGGTTTGGTAACGGAGCCAACAAAAAAGCGCTATTTAGAAATTGCCAATCAATTGATAGCAGAAGGCGCTGAGGGGATTATTTTAGGCTGTACCGAGATTCCTTTGGTGATAAAACCAGAAGATGTTGCTGTACCGGTTTTTGATACCACTTTAATTCACTCTATGGCGGCAGTTCAGTTTCAATTGTCATAA
- a CDS encoding ZIP family metal transporter, which translates to MNYLLPLFSVLLGYMVALFLKPKSKTNLKLLLAFSGSFLLSLTVMHLLPEVYETHKHNIGIFIMLGILFQIILEFFSKGAEHGHVHGHAKMSQIPWLLFTSLCIHAFLEGFPVSHHHGLALGIAIHHLPIAVILTTFFINAELNKKAIFAFMLAFAVMTPLGTVASEYLPILSKYYTEITAIVIGILFHISSTIIFESSEGHKFNVAKVSMIVLGILLAFIL; encoded by the coding sequence ATGAATTATCTACTACCTTTATTTTCTGTACTTTTAGGTTATATGGTCGCTTTGTTTTTAAAACCAAAGAGCAAAACCAATCTAAAACTGCTGCTTGCATTTAGCGGTTCATTTTTATTATCCTTAACCGTAATGCATCTGCTACCGGAAGTTTACGAAACCCATAAACACAATATTGGTATCTTTATCATGCTTGGAATTTTATTCCAGATCATACTGGAATTTTTCTCTAAGGGAGCCGAACATGGGCACGTTCATGGGCACGCTAAGATGTCACAGATTCCGTGGCTGCTCTTTACCAGCTTGTGTATTCATGCTTTTCTGGAAGGTTTCCCCGTCAGCCATCACCATGGTCTGGCGCTTGGAATTGCCATTCATCATTTACCAATTGCCGTAATTCTGACAACCTTTTTTATCAATGCAGAGCTGAATAAAAAAGCTATTTTTGCCTTTATGCTTGCTTTTGCGGTTATGACACCGCTGGGCACCGTTGCCTCTGAATATTTACCGATTCTAAGCAAATATTACACTGAAATCACCGCCATCGTTATCGGAATTCTGTTTCACATTTCCTCCACCATCATCTTCGAAAGCAGTGAAGGACATAAATTCAATGTTGCCAAAGTTTCGATGATTGTTCTGGGAATTCTTCTGGCTTTTATATTGTAG
- a CDS encoding TonB-dependent receptor → MKKVYLLIILVLPVLGLAQTTAKLKGKIASETTALEWADVSVFNSEGKIIEGTTSKPDGSFELNLKEGLYKIGISLLGFVDYEKQIVIEKDTDLETIVMKENTTRLGEVVIKTKKNTIEQKTDRLVYNLENNVINVGGDALSAINTAPGVVVQKETISILGKGTSRVMIDGRIVELTGEELNNYLKSISAADIKNIEIISTPPSKYEAEGTGGLINIVLKKGTRNSWKNTSTATYDQNKYGALTLRDNFFYNKNKFRFSASINGKKGHRFADEFLDMYFPDGLSEMIINTKFTDESLSGKIALDYDFSDRITVGFQVLKDRSNPDFKSDIRINNYNTKKELDNYILNNSFVDKKSGNQTYHGHLIAKLDSLGRKLSFDVDYFNYNSKFDRNAIAYNYRPDNSFAGINQSARNISDQDIDNWSFKADMEHPLTAFNLSYGTKMSFTNSKSYVLYYNTITGTPELDPNQSNRFSYTENNQSVYVNGDKKINDKWNLQLGLRLENTQTSGFSETLNEETKNNYLRLFPTVYVSYKENENNNFSFNYGKRISRPQFDLLNPFRNYINSNSYSEGNPFLRPSFSDNFELTHSYKGVLRTNVFLNVINDGYGVIFTSIPETNTQIVTRENYFRDLKYGVGESYSANFADWWQSENTLYFLGSKTKFITAINATPSNSLEINFSTNNTFSLGKNSKLQIDFNYNTPSRSGLYKTGYMSSFDIGFKQDMLNKTLQIAFLANDIFNTSYLKDLVSVVNGVKQVYSQNFSNRFVRLSVIYNFGNKKINVKQRDFGNQEEKNRTGN, encoded by the coding sequence ATGAAAAAAGTGTATCTCCTTATTATTTTAGTATTACCGGTGTTAGGTTTAGCACAAACTACTGCAAAATTAAAAGGAAAAATTGCCAGTGAAACAACTGCATTAGAATGGGCAGATGTTTCCGTATTCAATTCAGAAGGAAAAATTATAGAAGGAACAACCAGCAAGCCGGACGGTTCTTTTGAACTTAACTTAAAAGAAGGCCTTTACAAAATTGGAATAAGTTTGTTGGGATTTGTAGACTACGAAAAGCAGATCGTGATTGAAAAAGATACCGATTTAGAAACCATAGTTATGAAAGAGAATACTACCCGGCTGGGAGAAGTGGTCATTAAAACTAAAAAGAACACCATCGAACAAAAAACAGACCGTTTGGTTTATAATCTCGAAAATAATGTGATAAATGTTGGCGGCGATGCTTTAAGCGCGATCAATACAGCGCCTGGTGTTGTGGTTCAAAAAGAGACGATCAGTATATTAGGCAAAGGGACCTCCCGTGTGATGATTGACGGACGTATCGTTGAATTAACCGGAGAGGAATTGAATAACTATTTAAAATCGATATCGGCGGCAGATATTAAAAACATTGAAATTATTAGTACACCTCCCTCAAAATATGAAGCCGAAGGTACGGGAGGACTTATTAATATTGTACTGAAAAAAGGTACCCGAAATTCCTGGAAAAACACTTCCACAGCAACTTATGATCAGAATAAATATGGCGCTTTGACTTTAAGAGATAATTTCTTTTACAACAAAAATAAGTTCAGATTTTCTGCCAGTATTAATGGAAAGAAAGGACACAGATTTGCTGACGAATTTCTGGATATGTACTTCCCTGATGGACTTTCTGAGATGATTATCAATACAAAATTTACCGATGAAAGTCTGTCCGGAAAAATAGCTTTGGATTATGATTTTTCAGATCGCATAACCGTGGGATTTCAGGTTTTAAAAGACAGAAGTAATCCGGATTTTAAGTCGGATATCAGAATTAATAATTACAATACTAAAAAGGAGTTAGACAATTATATCCTGAACAATAGTTTTGTAGACAAAAAGTCCGGCAATCAGACTTATCACGGGCATTTGATTGCCAAATTGGATTCTTTAGGCAGAAAATTGTCTTTTGATGTGGATTATTTTAATTACAATTCAAAATTCGACCGAAATGCAATCGCCTACAATTACAGACCAGATAATTCATTTGCAGGTATTAACCAGTCGGCAAGAAATATTTCCGATCAGGATATTGATAACTGGAGCTTTAAGGCTGATATGGAACATCCGCTCACTGCATTTAATTTGTCGTATGGTACAAAAATGAGTTTTACCAACAGTAAGAGTTATGTACTTTACTACAACACGATTACAGGAACGCCGGAACTGGATCCTAATCAGTCCAACCGATTCAGCTATACGGAGAACAATCAGTCAGTGTACGTTAACGGAGATAAAAAAATCAATGATAAATGGAATCTTCAATTGGGATTGCGCCTTGAAAATACCCAAACGAGTGGTTTTTCAGAAACCTTAAACGAGGAAACAAAAAATAATTATCTGAGATTATTTCCGACGGTTTATGTTTCGTACAAAGAAAATGAGAATAATAATTTTAGCTTCAATTATGGTAAAAGAATCAGCCGACCTCAGTTTGATCTGTTGAATCCATTTCGTAACTATATTAACAGCAACAGTTATTCAGAAGGAAATCCGTTTTTAAGACCTTCTTTTAGTGATAATTTTGAGCTTACTCATTCGTATAAAGGAGTTTTGCGAACCAATGTTTTCTTGAATGTGATCAATGACGGTTATGGCGTGATTTTTACCTCAATTCCCGAAACCAATACGCAAATTGTAACCAGAGAGAATTATTTCAGGGACCTGAAATATGGAGTTGGAGAGAGTTATTCGGCTAATTTTGCAGACTGGTGGCAAAGTGAAAACACGTTATATTTCTTAGGATCAAAAACGAAGTTTATTACAGCTATTAATGCCACGCCATCCAATAGTCTTGAAATTAATTTTTCAACGAACAATACTTTTTCATTAGGTAAAAACTCTAAACTTCAAATTGATTTTAATTACAATACACCTTCCCGAAGTGGTTTGTACAAAACAGGGTATATGTCGAGTTTTGATATTGGTTTTAAACAGGATATGCTGAATAAAACGCTACAGATTGCTTTTTTAGCCAATGATATTTTCAATACCTCTTATTTAAAAGATTTAGTTTCGGTTGTAAATGGTGTAAAGCAGGTATACAGTCAGAATTTTTCAAATCGATTTGTACGCTTATCGGTGATCTACAATTTTGGGAACAAAAAAATTAATGTGAAACAGCGTGATTTTGGAAATCAGGAGGAGAAAAACAGAACAGGGAATTAG
- a CDS encoding sensor histidine kinase, whose translation MKLYHNLSQIGFLKKSYAFKFLFVAFIGIHIPLIGILFFVLYYNHSVSATSILIFSLVMTLLATLVTLLVLNHLIKPISIASKALDDYRHNRRLSILPTEYSDEAGLLLCNIQESIYESESFINEKQDLIYMLSHDLKNFAGNPQGLARLIISEKPSESVRQLAELICESTNLQFRYIENFIKLLQEQDRVAKGNLEIRMITFPNILPFINEQVEQRLIDKNIKLSLNLELVEAKLRIDEGLLVQVLVNLISNAVKFSYFDSEVKVRIYTEDGKFIVTVTDNGIGFDKNQIDELFKKFTKMSRLGTANESSTGIGLYLCKKIIEKNKGKLTATSEGRNKGAEFRIEFEL comes from the coding sequence ATGAAGTTGTACCATAATCTGTCTCAAATTGGCTTTTTAAAGAAAAGTTATGCTTTCAAATTTTTGTTTGTTGCGTTTATTGGTATTCATATCCCTCTGATAGGAATTTTATTCTTTGTACTGTATTACAATCACAGTGTTTCGGCTACCTCAATTTTGATTTTTTCTTTGGTTATGACCTTATTAGCGACATTAGTGACGCTTTTGGTTTTGAATCACTTAATAAAACCCATTTCAATAGCCTCGAAAGCCTTAGACGATTACCGACACAATAGAAGATTATCTATTTTGCCTACAGAATATAGCGATGAGGCAGGTTTACTTTTGTGTAACATTCAGGAATCGATTTATGAATCAGAAAGTTTTATCAATGAAAAACAGGATTTGATTTATATGCTTTCTCACGATCTGAAAAATTTTGCCGGAAATCCGCAGGGACTGGCGCGATTGATTATAAGTGAAAAACCATCAGAATCAGTCCGCCAATTGGCAGAATTGATTTGCGAATCTACCAATTTACAGTTTCGATACATTGAAAACTTTATTAAATTATTGCAGGAACAGGATCGGGTAGCGAAAGGGAATTTGGAGATCAGAATGATAACCTTTCCTAATATCTTACCTTTTATCAATGAACAGGTTGAACAGCGTCTGATCGATAAGAATATTAAATTAAGTCTGAATTTAGAACTGGTTGAAGCAAAACTAAGAATTGACGAAGGTTTACTGGTTCAGGTTTTAGTGAATTTGATTAGTAACGCCGTTAAATTCTCTTATTTTGATAGCGAAGTTAAAGTGAGAATTTATACTGAAGATGGAAAATTCATTGTAACAGTTACGGATAATGGAATTGGTTTTGACAAAAATCAAATTGATGAGCTCTTTAAAAAATTCACAAAAATGAGCCGATTGGGTACCGCTAATGAATCTTCGACCGGAATTGGTCTGTATCTCTGTAAAAAAATAATTGAGAAAAATAAAGGTAAATTAACCGCAACCAGTGAAGGTAGAAACAAAGGCGCTGAATTTAGAATCGAGTTTGAATTGTAA
- the cysM gene encoding cysteine synthase CysM — translation MGPQKLLNLIGNTPLMETVNLVKNKNVKLLLKLEGNNPGGSVKDRAAYNMIASAIERGDIKKGDKLIEATSGNTGIALAMIAQLFQIEIELVLPEDSTKERTQTMRAYGATVILTPASEGIIGSRDYADKKVAQGGYLMLNQFANDDNWKAHYKTTGPEIWNDTEGTVTHFVSAMGTTGTIIGTSTYLKEKNSNIQIIGAQPSDGSQIPGIRKWPQEYLPKIFDASKVDTVIDVSEEEARKMTKRLALEEGIFAGMSSGGSVAVALKIAEQLESGVIVAVICDRGDRYLSSDLFD, via the coding sequence ATGGGTCCACAGAAATTACTTAACCTAATTGGGAACACTCCATTGATGGAAACTGTCAATTTGGTTAAAAATAAAAATGTAAAGCTTTTACTGAAACTTGAAGGTAATAATCCCGGAGGAAGTGTAAAAGACAGAGCGGCATACAACATGATTGCTTCGGCTATTGAAAGAGGTGATATTAAAAAAGGTGACAAACTAATTGAAGCTACCAGCGGAAATACGGGAATTGCTCTGGCAATGATCGCACAATTGTTTCAAATTGAAATCGAATTGGTTTTACCTGAAGATTCTACAAAAGAGCGAACTCAAACGATGCGTGCTTATGGCGCCACAGTCATTTTAACGCCCGCTAGTGAAGGAATTATTGGCTCAAGGGACTATGCCGACAAAAAAGTTGCTCAGGGCGGTTATTTGATGCTAAATCAGTTCGCTAATGATGACAACTGGAAAGCGCATTACAAAACCACAGGTCCGGAAATCTGGAACGATACGGAAGGAACAGTAACTCATTTCGTTTCGGCAATGGGAACTACAGGAACTATTATCGGAACTTCTACTTATTTAAAAGAAAAAAACTCCAATATTCAAATCATCGGGGCTCAGCCTAGTGACGGATCTCAAATTCCGGGAATTAGAAAATGGCCGCAGGAATATTTACCTAAAATTTTTGATGCTTCGAAAGTAGATACTGTTATTGATGTGAGCGAAGAGGAAGCCAGAAAAATGACAAAAAGACTTGCTCTTGAAGAAGGTATCTTTGCCGGAATGAGCAGTGGAGGATCTGTAGCCGTTGCCTTAAAAATTGCTGAGCAATTGGAATCAGGAGTTATTGTTGCTGTGATTTGTGATCGTGGCGATCGTTATTTGTCTTCTGATTTATTTGACTAA
- a CDS encoding DUF6452 family protein, producing the protein MKKIISLLLIFTFGLSSCEKDDICDANTPTTPRLVITFYKDAEPTVKENVINLKVTGEGESKGIVFNKSITDETNPLRYVTNSNTISIPLRTDKNTTTYDLVYNSESTNPAARNTDRITFNYTHQDVYVSRACGFKTIFTLPEIGPFVRTDSGGDGLWIKQIFVKKFNIELENETHIEIYL; encoded by the coding sequence ATGAAAAAAATAATCTCTCTTTTACTAATTTTCACCTTTGGTCTGTCCAGCTGTGAAAAAGATGACATCTGCGATGCCAACACGCCTACTACCCCACGGCTGGTGATTACATTTTATAAAGATGCCGAGCCTACTGTAAAAGAAAATGTAATAAATCTAAAAGTAACCGGAGAAGGAGAAAGTAAAGGAATTGTTTTCAACAAAAGCATAACTGACGAAACGAATCCTTTAAGATATGTAACCAATTCGAATACAATCTCAATACCCTTGAGAACAGACAAAAACACCACCACTTATGATCTTGTTTATAACTCTGAGAGCACCAATCCTGCTGCAAGAAACACTGATCGTATAACATTTAACTATACACATCAGGATGTTTATGTGTCAAGAGCCTGTGGTTTCAAAACCATTTTTACTCTTCCTGAAATAGGTCCTTTTGTACGTACTGATTCCGGAGGTGACGGATTATGGATAAAACAAATTTTTGTAAAGAAGTTTAATATCGAACTTGAAAATGAAACACACATTGAAATATATCTATAG
- a CDS encoding DUF6048 family protein: protein MKHTLKYIYSFCLLFSIFLSQAQETSDTAVPKEIEKTKPKAQAAKPAVKETKLDSIKTDRYGLRVGVDLYKLTRGLYDNNYKGIEVTGDFRLTKKYYLAAELGFEDKTTDDDRLNTTTTGTYIKGGFDYNLYQNWLDMENLITIGLRGGFSTFSQQLNTYKIYNPNPYWGEQPAIVSGQKYNGLTAGWLEVALGVKAKVFNNVFVGFGVQLKLLAANQKPSGFDNLYIPGFNRTYDGSFGIGFNYTVSYFIPLYKKKTIIPELIKKETIKK from the coding sequence ATGAAACACACATTGAAATATATCTATAGTTTTTGTCTCCTGTTTTCAATATTCCTGAGTCAGGCTCAGGAAACATCGGACACAGCTGTACCTAAAGAGATCGAAAAAACAAAACCGAAAGCTCAGGCCGCTAAACCTGCTGTTAAGGAAACTAAACTGGATAGCATCAAAACGGATCGTTACGGACTTCGTGTGGGTGTAGATTTGTACAAATTAACTCGTGGATTGTACGACAATAACTACAAAGGTATTGAAGTTACCGGTGATTTTCGTCTGACCAAAAAATACTATCTGGCTGCCGAACTTGGTTTTGAAGACAAAACTACCGACGATGACCGATTAAACACTACCACTACCGGAACTTATATCAAAGGAGGTTTTGATTACAATTTATACCAAAACTGGCTGGATATGGAAAATTTAATCACCATTGGACTTCGAGGCGGTTTCAGTACTTTTAGCCAACAATTGAATACCTATAAAATTTACAACCCAAATCCTTACTGGGGAGAACAGCCGGCAATTGTTTCCGGTCAGAAATACAATGGTCTTACTGCAGGCTGGCTTGAAGTAGCATTGGGTGTAAAAGCAAAAGTTTTTAATAATGTATTTGTTGGTTTTGGAGTTCAGCTTAAACTATTGGCGGCCAATCAAAAACCTTCCGGATTTGATAACCTTTATATTCCGGGTTTCAACAGAACGTATGATGGTAGTTTCGGAATTGGTTTTAACTATACTGTTTCTTATTTCATTCCGCTTTACAAGAAAAAGACAATTATTCCTGAACTAATAAAAAAGGAAACTATTAAAAAATAA
- a CDS encoding class I SAM-dependent RNA methyltransferase, with amino-acid sequence MEENFRMIAKCFFGFEEILENELRTLGAQNVEKGVRMVSFKGDKGFMYKANLSLRTALKILKPIYSFRANNEQALYKGISGVNWSKLLNANQTFVIDATVHSTYFNHSEFVSQKCKDAIVDQFRERTGQRPSIDKAFPDLRINVHIDKDQVSVALDTSGNSLHQRGYRTATNIAPINEVLAAGVLLLSGWEGQSHFVDPMCGSGTFLAEAAMIACNIPANINRKEFAFEKWKDWDNDLFDQIVNSLMKKTKEFHYTIKGFDKAPSAVNKAKDNIRNANLEDYVTVSEDNFFDTEKAVEGKLHMVFNPPYDERLDIHMEKFYKNIGDTLKKSYPGTNAWFITANLEALKFVGLKPSRKIKLFNGSLEARLVKYEMYEGSKRTKFQV; translated from the coding sequence ATGGAAGAAAATTTTAGAATGATAGCCAAATGTTTTTTTGGTTTTGAAGAAATATTAGAAAATGAATTGCGTACTCTTGGCGCTCAGAATGTCGAGAAAGGAGTGCGAATGGTGAGTTTTAAAGGAGATAAAGGTTTCATGTATAAAGCTAATTTATCGCTTCGTACTGCACTTAAAATTCTAAAACCTATTTATTCGTTCAGAGCTAATAATGAGCAGGCACTGTACAAAGGAATTTCGGGTGTAAACTGGTCCAAATTATTAAATGCCAATCAGACTTTTGTGATTGACGCGACCGTACACTCCACTTATTTCAATCACTCTGAATTTGTTTCTCAAAAGTGTAAAGATGCTATCGTAGATCAGTTTAGAGAAAGAACCGGGCAGCGTCCGAGTATCGATAAAGCTTTTCCGGATTTAAGAATTAATGTGCATATCGATAAAGACCAGGTTTCGGTTGCGTTGGATACTTCAGGGAATTCATTGCATCAGAGAGGTTACCGAACTGCGACTAATATTGCGCCAATCAACGAAGTTTTGGCTGCCGGAGTACTATTGTTATCAGGATGGGAAGGACAAAGTCATTTTGTGGATCCAATGTGTGGTTCCGGAACTTTTCTGGCAGAGGCCGCTATGATTGCCTGCAATATTCCGGCGAATATCAATCGTAAAGAGTTTGCCTTCGAAAAATGGAAAGACTGGGACAACGATCTTTTTGATCAGATTGTAAACAGCCTGATGAAGAAAACAAAAGAGTTTCATTATACCATAAAAGGGTTTGATAAAGCGCCAAGTGCTGTAAACAAAGCCAAAGACAATATCCGAAACGCTAATTTGGAAGATTACGTTACGGTAAGTGAGGATAACTTTTTTGATACTGAAAAAGCGGTAGAAGGAAAGTTGCACATGGTTTTCAATCCGCCTTACGATGAGCGTCTGGACATTCACATGGAAAAATTCTATAAAAACATAGGAGATACTCTAAAGAAAAGCTACCCGGGTACAAACGCCTGGTTTATTACCGCCAATCTTGAGGCTCTGAAATTTGTAGGCTTAAAACCATCCCGAAAAATTAAACTTTTCAACGGAAGTCTTGAAGCACGTCTGGTAAAATACGAGATGTACGAGGGAAGTAAGAGAACGAAATTTCAGGTCTAA
- a CDS encoding class I SAM-dependent methyltransferase translates to MSEAANSSSPNQERNTENWFTSWFDTPYYHILYKDRNYREAQIFMDNLTHYLNLPEKAKVLDLACGKGRHSIYLNQLGFNVLGADLSENSIAEATKNSNETLHFKVHDMREPFEEKFDAIFNLFTSFGYFESDDDNLTTLKAIKESLSEYGFAVIDFMNVTQVIETLVPEEVKNVDGIDFKIKRYVEDGHIFKEIDFEDQGRNYHFTEKVKALTLKDFEELMAEAGIFLLDIFGDYKLKKFHKTESERLIMIFK, encoded by the coding sequence ATGTCTGAAGCAGCAAACTCATCCTCACCAAATCAGGAACGTAATACCGAAAATTGGTTTACTTCATGGTTTGATACTCCATATTACCATATTCTTTATAAAGACCGAAATTATCGCGAAGCTCAGATTTTCATGGACAATTTAACCCATTATCTGAATTTGCCTGAAAAAGCAAAAGTACTTGATCTGGCTTGCGGAAAAGGTCGTCACTCTATCTACTTAAACCAGCTTGGATTTAACGTCTTAGGTGCTGATTTGTCTGAAAACAGCATTGCCGAAGCTACAAAAAACAGTAACGAAACACTGCATTTTAAAGTGCACGATATGCGTGAACCTTTTGAAGAAAAGTTTGATGCTATCTTTAATTTGTTTACCAGTTTTGGGTATTTTGAAAGTGACGACGATAATTTAACCACGCTTAAAGCCATTAAAGAAAGTTTATCTGAATACGGTTTTGCGGTAATCGACTTTATGAACGTTACTCAGGTTATCGAAACCTTGGTACCTGAAGAGGTAAAAAATGTGGACGGAATTGATTTCAAAATCAAAAGGTATGTAGAAGACGGACATATTTTTAAAGAAATAGATTTTGAGGATCAGGGAAGAAATTACCATTTCACAGAAAAAGTAAAAGCCTTAACTTTAAAAGATTTTGAAGAGTTAATGGCCGAAGCCGGGATTTTCCTGTTGGATATTTTTGGAGATTATAAACTCAAAAAATTCCACAAAACCGAAAGCGAACGATTAATCATGATTTTTAAATAG
- the rlmD gene encoding 23S rRNA (uracil(1939)-C(5))-methyltransferase RlmD, translated as MGRKNTDKIVFHQIQVLDAGAKGVSVAKAPDGKVIFIPNVVPGDVVDVQTFKKRKAYYEGKAVKFHELSEHRIEPICDHFGVCGGCKWQNMKYSQQLYYKQNEVKNHLQRIGKVELPEFETILGSEKQFFYRNKMEFSFSNSRWLTEKEIGSTEDLGNRNALGFHIPKMWDKILDIQKCHLQEDPSNAIRNEIRAFANEHNMAFFNPREHSGLLRTVMIRTVSTGEIMVLIQFFEDDQKNRELILDHLYEKFPQITSLQYVINGKQNDTIYDQDIKLYKGRDYILEEMEGLKFSINAKSFYQTNSDQAYELYKITRDFAGLTGNETVYDLYTGTGTIAQFVSKKAKKVIGVESVPEAILDAKANAERNNITNCEFFVGDMKVVFNEAFIAQHGKPDVIITDPPRDGMHAAVVDQILKIAPKKVVYVSCNSATQARDLALMDEKYKVTRVRPVDMFPQTHHVENVVLLELR; from the coding sequence ATGGGAAGAAAAAATACAGACAAAATTGTCTTTCATCAAATTCAGGTTCTTGATGCAGGAGCAAAAGGAGTATCAGTAGCAAAGGCTCCTGACGGAAAAGTAATCTTTATTCCGAATGTCGTTCCTGGCGATGTGGTAGACGTACAAACCTTTAAGAAAAGAAAAGCCTATTATGAAGGCAAAGCCGTAAAATTTCATGAATTATCAGAGCATCGTATCGAACCAATCTGCGATCATTTTGGTGTTTGTGGAGGATGTAAATGGCAAAATATGAAATACAGCCAGCAGCTGTATTACAAACAAAATGAGGTAAAAAATCACTTACAGCGTATCGGAAAAGTAGAACTTCCTGAGTTTGAAACCATTTTGGGTTCTGAAAAACAGTTTTTCTACAGAAACAAAATGGAATTTTCATTTTCTAACAGTCGTTGGTTAACTGAGAAAGAAATTGGAAGTACGGAAGATTTAGGAAACCGAAATGCTTTAGGATTCCATATCCCGAAAATGTGGGACAAAATTCTGGACATTCAAAAATGTCATTTACAGGAAGATCCTTCAAATGCCATCAGAAATGAGATCAGAGCTTTTGCGAACGAGCACAATATGGCTTTCTTCAATCCAAGAGAGCATTCCGGTTTATTGAGAACGGTAATGATTCGTACGGTATCTACAGGTGAAATTATGGTTTTGATCCAGTTTTTTGAAGACGATCAAAAAAACCGCGAATTGATTCTGGATCACCTTTACGAGAAGTTTCCACAGATTACCTCATTACAATACGTGATAAACGGGAAACAAAACGATACCATTTACGATCAGGATATCAAACTTTATAAAGGAAGAGACTATATACTGGAAGAAATGGAAGGTTTAAAATTCAGCATCAATGCTAAATCTTTCTACCAGACTAATTCAGATCAAGCCTACGAACTATACAAAATAACACGCGATTTCGCAGGTCTTACCGGAAACGAAACGGTATATGATTTGTATACCGGAACGGGAACTATTGCGCAATTTGTCTCAAAAAAGGCGAAAAAAGTAATTGGTGTAGAAAGTGTTCCTGAAGCGATTTTAGACGCTAAAGCAAATGCAGAGCGCAATAATATTACCAATTGTGAGTTTTTTGTTGGTGACATGAAAGTTGTTTTCAATGAAGCTTTTATCGCTCAGCACGGAAAACCGGATGTGATCATTACAGATCCACCAAGAGACGGTATGCATGCTGCGGTTGTTGATCAAATTTTGAAGATTGCTCCTAAAAAAGTCGTTTATGTGAGCTGTAATTCAGCAACTCAGGCACGTGATTTAGCTTTAATGGACGAAAAATACAAAGTAACCCGTGTTAGACCGGTTGATATGTTTCCGCAAACACACCATGTCGAAAATGTTGTACTTTTAGAACTTCGATAA